TCACCTGGGTTCCCGCCGATGAGATCATCGGAGCAGCACGCACGTTTGCGAACGCTGAAAACGCCATCATGCAGTGGGGCCTCGCCATCGATACTACGAAAGAAGCGCTGCCCGCCTGCCAGGCAATCTCGGCGCTGTTCGAGATCACCGGTAACATCGACAACCCGGGCGGCATGATCGCCCCGCCCTCCATCCTGTACTATGCTGGCGGCTGGGGCAACGAGCTGCTCGACCCCGAAATCGCCAAGAAACGCATCGGTCTCGACAAGTACGCGCTTCTGAACTTCGGGTTCCAAGTGGCATCGACCGACGAGATGATCAAAACGTTTGAGACCGGCCAGCCCTACGAGATGAAAGCCGCTTGGCTGCAAACCACGAACTTCCTCGCCTGCACCGCCCCCGATACCGAACGCACCATGGCTGCGTGGCAGAAGCTCGACTTCATCGTCGTCACCGACCTGTTCATGACGCCGACCGCTATGGCTCTGGCCGATATCGTGCTTCCCGCCTGCACCTATCCTGAACGCGACGGTCTGCGCGTGGGCGACGGCGTCCAGCGTGGCGAGGTCATCAACAAAGTAACGCAGATCGGCGAGTGCAAATCGGACATGGAGATCAATCTCGAACTCGGCAAGCGCCTGAACCCCGACGCATGGCCGTGGGACGATGTCGACGAGATGTTCTCCTTCATCCTTAAAGATGCGGGCGTCGGCATGGACTTCCACGAGCTGCAGGAAAACGCCCCGGCTTATATCCCCTTCGAATACCATAAGTACGAAAAGGGACTGCTTCGCGCCGACGGGCAACCCGGTTTCGACACGCCGTCCGGCCGCATCGAACTGTGGAGCAACTTCTACAACAACGCGGGCCTCGATCCGCTGCCCTACTTCGAAGAACCCACCCCCGGCCCGACCGCAACGCCCGAACTGCTCGACGAGTATCCGCTTGTGCTCACCACCGGCGCCCGCAACTTCACGCTCTTCCATTCCGAGAACCGCCAAGTGCCGCATCTGCGTGCCGTCCATCCCGACCCCATCGTGCAGATGAACCCGGCAACCGCCGCCCGCTTCGGACTCGAGGACAAAGATTGGGTCTGGGTCGAAAACGCCCGCGGGCGCTGCAAGAGGCGCCTCGAGGTCACGCCCATCGTCAACGAGATGACCGTCTCGACCGACCACGGCTGGTGGTATCCCGAAGCGGATCCCGAGAACCTGTTCGACGTGAGGGATCTGAACGTGAACAACCTGTTCCAGTACATTCCCGGCAAAGCCGGATTCGGATGCAATTACAAGACGCTACTCTGCAAGGTTTACAAAATCGAGGAAGGGGAATAGCCATGGCCCGCTATGGAATACTGGTTGATTACGAATGGTGCTCCGGATGCCATACCTGCGAAGTCGCCTGCCAGATGGAACACGGACTGCCGACCGACCGCTTCGGTGCGAAACTGTTCGAGCTCGGTCCGTGGCAGATCGAAGGCAAGGAGTGGCAGCACGCGAACATTCCGTTGTTCAGCAAGGAATGCAATCTGTGCCAGGAGCGCACCGAGAAGGATAAGCTTCCCGCATGCGTAGCCCACTGTCAGGCTCGATGCCTCACCTACGGACCGGTCGCAGAGCTGGCGGCGGAGCTTGAGAAGAAGCCTCAGCAGCTGCTCATCGTACCGTAACGATTTTCGCCTCGCTGCGGCGGCCCTGGCTTTCTCGACCGCCGCAGCCCTATGATTGGGGGTATGCAGATGGACTCGCTCAAAGCCTTGCTGGGTTCGTTCGTCGTCGGAGGAATCCTCGCAATGGTCGGTCAGGCATTCATGAGCCTTGCCGTTGCCGTTTTAGGGCCCGACTCCTTTTTCCTTGCCGCGGCAACGCTCGTTGGCGTCGGGCTCGTCGGCGCGATTCTGTTCGTCTTCGGGATCTACCAGAAAATCGAGCAGGTAGGCGGCTTCGGAGCGGCGCTGCCGTTCTCGGGGCTCGCGGCAGCAGTCGCAGGGTGCGTCGTGCGCGCAAAGGAAGGCGGGGCGCCCATGGCCACCTCGATGCTCGCCGGGGCCAAGCTTGCGGCCTGGGTACTCGGCGCAGGTTCGCTCATCGTCGTCATCATCGCCGTCATCGCATTCTTCATCGGTTAGGAGCAGCTATGGAATTCATCAATGCGTTTCTGATCGGCGGAACAACCTGTCTGGTGTTCCAAGCCATCATGATGGCAACCAAGCTCGAACCGCCCAAGTTGCTCATCTTCGGCTTGGGGCTCGGCGGCCTGCTCTCCGCATTCGGCATCATGGGAGCGCTCCTCTCGTTCAACACCGCAGGCATGCTCATCATGGCCGTCGGCGCGGGAGATGCGGTGTTCGGCGCTACTACGTTGGCCCTCATGGGCGATTGGAGCATGGTCGCGCTCGTACTCGGCATATTCGCTGCCCTTATCCTGCTCGGCGTAGCCGCTGGATGGATCTATTGCAAGAAAAACAAGCTGTAAGCGTCGCGATCACTACCGACCCTATACGGAAGGAAGATTCGATGTGCGGGTATGCATGCATGAATTGCGGACGCTGCGGTAAAAAGCCTGCACGCCCGCAAGCGGGAGTCGAATCGGTTCCGGGTTATTGCACAGCATGCGGGCATCTGAACGGACCGACCTCCGTCCGATGCAAAGCCTGCGGCGCTGGCCTCAAACAAGCAGACTCCGCCCGTCGAAGCGGCAAACCATAGCGCTTGTCGACATGGTTCGAACAAGGAGGTTCGGGTGTCCGAGTCTCCTTGTTCGGCGTCAACGATACTCCCGATTCTTTGAGATTTCGGTACATCCGCGTGCGAAAAGACCGTCTCGAAACCATTCGGTAGTATCATAAAGGAGTCGGACGAACGTACTCAGGGGGTCGCGTGGCAGAAAACGACAGCAGCCGAAACGAAGCGCGAGATAATCGCGACGCGGTGGCTCGCGAAGAGCAGGCGGGGGCGAGATCCGGAGATGCGCCGTTGTATTTTACGCCGAAGTTCTTAGCGGGTTTTCTTGCTGTTGCTCTGTACTGGGCCTGGATATTCTCGACGTACTTTACCGACATCCTCATGATTCCGCTCGTCGGAACCGACGCACCCGATTTGCTGCTCAAGGGAGCGGGCCTCGCCGGAGCGGCGCTGTTTCTTTTTCTCGCGTACCGAACCCATGCCTGGTTTGCGCACGGCAACAGACGCATCGCCTTGAAGCTGCTTCCCCTCACCTGCGGGCTTGCCGCCTGCATTCCCGCACTCGTCACCCTCGTCTCGGGATTCGGGCCATGGCCTTTGTCCGCGATCGCGCTGTGGCTGCTCATGGGATGCGGAACTGCCGCCGCACTCGTGCAGCTCGGCACGCTCATCACCCGTATCGACGGAGACAGCCTCCCGCTTGCGGTTGCCGTCGGTACGATTCTCGCTGGCATCCTGTACCTTGCTGTCGCGAACATGCAGGGCGTTGCAGCCATCATCGCCATCGCAGCGCTCGCCTGCTGCACGGGTGCCTTACTTTGGGCAGCACCGAAACTCTGCGCTTCCCCGGAAGACGATGCGCGCCAAACCCGCACCTCCGGCGCTTCGCGGGCGTTCAAGCAGCTTTCGCTCGAACTGTTCTTCTTCTCGGTCGTATTCGGACTTGCCCTGTGCATCGGCGTATCGTTTTCGCTTCACAACCAAGGACAGGGTTTCGTCTGGATAGCGCTTGGGCTTCCCGGCGTTTTCCTGCTTGTGTACTGTACGGTTATCAACCGACATCTCGGGCTTGCCACCATGTCACGCGTGCTGCTCTCCTGCATCGCCGCCATTTTGCTGCCCCTCCCGTTTCTCGACACGTTTTGGCGCATCGTATGCTGCTCGCTTCTGATCTTCGGCTTCACCTGCTACGACATGCTCAGTTTCAGTGCGCTCGCAAGCATTATCCGGGCCGAATCGCTGAGTCCTGCCAAGTACTTTGTCCTGGGAAGGTTCGCCAACGCCATCGGGGTAGTCATCGGCTGGGTGGTAGGCTCGATCGTGCTTCTTGCAAGCGATTTCGGAGATGCTGTCTTTACCACGGCATGTTTGAGCTGCGTGTTTCTTCTCGTCGTCATACTCACGTTCGTCCGCTGGCCCGATTACACGGCAAGCCGGATCGAAGACGACCGCAAGAATTACTGGAAGCAGAGCATTCTCGAGATCGCAGAAGAAGCCGATCTCTCGCCGCGCGAAACCGAAGTCCTCGAACTGCTCTCGCGGGGAAGGGATACCGACTACATCCACGATGCCCTGTTCATATCGTCGCACACGGTGAAGACCCATTGTTATCACCTGTACAAGAAGCTCGACGTCCATTCCCAACAGGAGATCATCACGCTCATCGAACAGCGCGCCAACGAAAAGCGTCTGCTTGTTAAGAAGGCGCCGGTCAACGGCTGACGAACGAAGGAGCTTCCGCGGGATCGCTCGCGTCCGCTCGCCTCCCTCCGCGACCCGCCCCACACGTCGGGCCATCTTTATCGCAAAGAAGAAGGGCACCCGCAGGCGCCCTTCTCGTGTTTTGCTAATGTATCTGAAAGCTACTCGGCAGCCGGAGCTTCTGCCTCAGCTTCGGCCTCGGCCTTGGGAGCTTCCTCCGCAGGCTTCTCGGCCTTCTTCTTGGC
Above is a genomic segment from Raoultibacter phocaeensis containing:
- a CDS encoding SpoVA/SpoVAEb family sporulation membrane protein, with amino-acid sequence MDSLKALLGSFVVGGILAMVGQAFMSLAVAVLGPDSFFLAAATLVGVGLVGAILFVFGIYQKIEQVGGFGAALPFSGLAAAVAGCVVRAKEGGAPMATSMLAGAKLAAWVLGAGSLIVVIIAVIAFFIG
- a CDS encoding molybdopterin-dependent oxidoreductase; translation: MEDKGFELVAHEKPWQHEEDGLKVTRGSAWTGPGCHIGCGVLLYTDENDTLVKVEGDPENPFNEGRLCPRCLALPECTNHDDRLKYPLKRARADRGKNTWERISWDEAFDTIAKKFIEIREEFGPERVAFYQGTGRDIAAWITRLAWSYGSPNYLFGMSGMSCYLPRVAGCFATTGAFWLGDYSQQFAQRYEDPRWKLPEVIMLWGNNPIVSNSDGLYGHWIVDCMKMGSKIITVDPRRTWLSSKAEHFCQLRPGTDAALAMGMLNVIMNEDIYDHDFVDRWCYGFDELKERVAEFTPEKVEEITWVPADEIIGAARTFANAENAIMQWGLAIDTTKEALPACQAISALFEITGNIDNPGGMIAPPSILYYAGGWGNELLDPEIAKKRIGLDKYALLNFGFQVASTDEMIKTFETGQPYEMKAAWLQTTNFLACTAPDTERTMAAWQKLDFIVVTDLFMTPTAMALADIVLPACTYPERDGLRVGDGVQRGEVINKVTQIGECKSDMEINLELGKRLNPDAWPWDDVDEMFSFILKDAGVGMDFHELQENAPAYIPFEYHKYEKGLLRADGQPGFDTPSGRIELWSNFYNNAGLDPLPYFEEPTPGPTATPELLDEYPLVLTTGARNFTLFHSENRQVPHLRAVHPDPIVQMNPATAARFGLEDKDWVWVENARGRCKRRLEVTPIVNEMTVSTDHGWWYPEADPENLFDVRDLNVNNLFQYIPGKAGFGCNYKTLLCKVYKIEEGE
- a CDS encoding oxidoreductase, which gives rise to MARYGILVDYEWCSGCHTCEVACQMEHGLPTDRFGAKLFELGPWQIEGKEWQHANIPLFSKECNLCQERTEKDKLPACVAHCQARCLTYGPVAELAAELEKKPQQLLIVP
- a CDS encoding SpoVA/SpoVAEb family sporulation membrane protein, with amino-acid sequence MEFINAFLIGGTTCLVFQAIMMATKLEPPKLLIFGLGLGGLLSAFGIMGALLSFNTAGMLIMAVGAGDAVFGATTLALMGDWSMVALVLGIFAALILLGVAAGWIYCKKNKL
- a CDS encoding helix-turn-helix transcriptional regulator; this translates as MAENDSSRNEARDNRDAVAREEQAGARSGDAPLYFTPKFLAGFLAVALYWAWIFSTYFTDILMIPLVGTDAPDLLLKGAGLAGAALFLFLAYRTHAWFAHGNRRIALKLLPLTCGLAACIPALVTLVSGFGPWPLSAIALWLLMGCGTAAALVQLGTLITRIDGDSLPLAVAVGTILAGILYLAVANMQGVAAIIAIAALACCTGALLWAAPKLCASPEDDARQTRTSGASRAFKQLSLELFFFSVVFGLALCIGVSFSLHNQGQGFVWIALGLPGVFLLVYCTVINRHLGLATMSRVLLSCIAAILLPLPFLDTFWRIVCCSLLIFGFTCYDMLSFSALASIIRAESLSPAKYFVLGRFANAIGVVIGWVVGSIVLLASDFGDAVFTTACLSCVFLLVVILTFVRWPDYTASRIEDDRKNYWKQSILEIAEEADLSPRETEVLELLSRGRDTDYIHDALFISSHTVKTHCYHLYKKLDVHSQQEIITLIEQRANEKRLLVKKAPVNG